The Astatotilapia calliptera chromosome 8, fAstCal1.2, whole genome shotgun sequence nucleotide sequence CCTCCATATAACCTCACACACTCCTCCTCCCTCCACCTTAAAGTAACTAATtgctatgcaaaaaaaatctatggTTTTTCATTTTACACCTTTTTATCCCGCAGCCATTCagtcactgtttgttttttttctttttttgtagttaAGCGAGATGTCGATGTACCTGTTTGATTGTTGCAGCAGTTATAACCTAATCAAAAAGctgaattgttttttctttttttgtaaatagtaccattaaaacatttatgtttAACTTGGTGCCGTGGTCCTGCTCTCAGCTCATTTTAACCTGTGTGATGTCACCGCTCGCCTCTCGCAGGTGTAGCGCTGCGTTTGTCCTCTGGCTCCGGGTGTTTGAATGCAGACTTTTCATAGGTGGTCCTGAACGAGCCAGAAATCTACATTTTTACTGTCAGATTTGATGAAGTGAAACAACTGTGATCAGCGTCCTGATtacaccaccacctccacctgctgCGTCTGGAAGTGTCATCCTCACTGAAGTGTCCTGTTTTAAATCCATAACCGACCAATCAGAACGCAGTAAAATGAATGGTTTATGTAGAAAGTAAGATTTTCTTACTATGAAGCGAGGAGTTTTAATTCTGACTTACTTTGTCAGAGGTGTGAAAGGTTCACAGCTGGGGTTGAACGTACGCCCGGGCTCACGGGCACCCAGGCAGTGATTAAATGGGGAGTTGAGGCATCTGCTGGAAAAATCAGCAGCACTTTGAGCAGGTTAACAGGAAATGGAGCGACTCTTCTTTCAGGGTGTGAAACTCTAGATTAAACAGCTGAAAGGAGTTTCAATGCCACAACTTCTTTCAGTGGAGAGGTGACTGGTTTAAACAGTTTACTGGTTAATGTGTCTGCCTCACCAGAGAAAGCTCCAGTTGACTCCCAGAAGAAGACCCAGTTATCCTCTGGGATTATGTCAGGAAGAGAATAAAACATGACTGACCTGCTGTCAGCAGCCTGAGGAGAAAGCTGCTGCTTTAAAAGTACAACTAGAAGTCTTGTTTGTACACACACCTACAATCTGCAGTTAGACCTGGATTGTGGGACGAAACTGAAACGCCACCTGGCGGCTCTGAGACGAGAGCGACCTTCCTGTTGTGACCGCTGCACCAATCCTCAGACTGCCGGCTCAGAAAGCTTCATCTCAGCTGAATGATGTCCATAAGTGTGCTAACCTGGCACTAAGTAACATTGTTTTGACAtgggtgacctttgacctgttaCTACAGTTTAAAACTGAGTGTGAAAACTTTTTGGTTGgctaaaacatttataaaattattttgggctttaaaaacaaaaccttacTTGATGAAATTGTTAACAGAACTTGTGGCTGTTTATTCAAACTTGGCTGTTTTTATGATGCCTGCTGTGAACTTTGaactgaaagaaattaaaaataaagcgaaCACTAAAGAAAAAAGCATAAACCTATAGCTATAGCACTGCTATTTTCTTATCGCTGACAACTTAAAGGTGCTTTTTGTTTCAACGTGTGAATGAAAACATTCACCACCAGAGGGCAGCATTTCACCAGTAGGTGCATTTTAATGTTTCCAGATGTTTGCTGCTGCTCGCGTCCTCTAAAGTCTAATCGTTCACCAGGCTGACATTTTAAAGTAGATCACTtaccttatttaaaaaaacgtaAGCctgcaattttaaaaacaattaatcataatttaaaaaaaaaacctccacctTCTAGAGCCTGAGAAAGTTCACACACAGTGCTCCATCTTGTGGTGCAAAGTGGTATTACATCAAAGTATACAGCTGCttcagaaataaaatcaaagcagGTTTTACCTTTATTCACTGTTTAAGTGCCAGTGTTGGCCTCCAGTGACTGCTGAGGGCTCCCTGCTGCTTTGCTGATAATATTAAAGAACAGAATAATTTGGACAGATTGTGACTTTTACGTTTATTAGTGAATATCGATATAATTGTTGTCTGCAGGTCCCAGGGTTGATTGTTGTGCAGCTGCACTAAGAGGACGACCTCATACTGAACTCTGGATAAAATAAGACTGAAACAGGccttttaaaagtaatttctaaattattagcttaatcatttttattctttaaattaaaagtgattttttttttttattacagtgaCCGTTTCAGCTTTTACACACTAATAaattttccccctctttttcacagctgttgcattttgctcgtataaataaaaaggaaaaagtttctcttatgttttatatttcataAATGCAGTAAAACACATCGTTACtgtaaagaaaatgtaaaacaccaaataacataaatatttgAATTCCGCTGGAAACAGATGAATGAGTCCCGTCTGATCTGGGAGTGATTTTTTTGCACTCCTTCACCACCACGGTGACTTCATagcatttattttcaaatacaCATATACAGCAACAAGAATCATCATAAACCAGTTATTGAGAAAATGCACAATAACGAGAACAATCACATTTCCACAACTGTACAGCGTCAGAAGTAACCCCgaagagaggaaaacaaaaacgaaagaaGGTGACGAGTTTTGTTACTGTGGAAACCTCTCGGAGATCGGCTCCCGTCCCTGGGTGCTCGCGTCCGTCCTGCACGCAGAGACGAGCGTGGAACTGGAACTAAAGAGGGTTTAGCATGCAGATAATGTTGCAAGCTTTTCGTGTGCTTGCTCGTTTAGGAAACCTTACAGCAAAGTCGGTGACCTTTTGACCCTTAATTGCACatttttttatacaaaaaaaaaaagaattggtaCATCCGTCCAGTTCCAGAGCAAATATAAACAGGATATACAGAGAGATCGCTTTGTGAAAGGGGGGCAACAAGCAGACGGCTGTCTCTTACATGAGCTGCATGCAAGAAGCTGTTTCACTCATTTTAATGCGAGTAATGAATCAGCGGGGGGGCCACATCGGGACGTCTCTGAGCACATGAACTGGGTTTGTTTGCAGGGGAACGTCTTAACCTGGCTCCAGCTGGAGAACACAACAAAAACGTGACCACATATGCACCGCGTGGACAAAAGTAAGTGGACGCACCTGTCTGGCTCAACCATTTAAAAGGGATCATATTTTAATCTGATACTCGggcacttttgctgcttaaaggAAGGTCTATCTATCCTTTAACTTTGACGGGTTTTTTCccagtgccaaaaactgcagttcctctgatggccacttgaggctgcctCCATGTTCAAACAACAACCTCACAGTGGAAATAAGTGTTGGTTGTTAGGGCCAAATGATGCACCTGTGGCTAAAGCACCATGAAGGCAGTGAAATAATCACCTCCTCTAAATATTCCTGTTCTGGCCTTTGGTCAGAATTTACTGAGAATTTAGACACATTTTCTAAAAGTTAATTAAACACTGAGTCATAGTTAAATGTAACGGCTCATCAAATGAATCCGAGAAAGTACCAAAACCCAAATGGCAAGTAATATCCGGCCCAAGTGTGAGGTTTCTTTTTGTTATctgggaccactgtgtgctgtggCGTTCAGGTCTCCTCTGGCCCACCAAACACTTCCTGTGACGCTCATCAAGCCTCACTCGTGACTTTTGGACTACTGCTAAAAATCTGCAGCAGATAAGCTCTCATGCGTCCACAAACTTTTGCCACGAAGTGCACTTTTACTACTTTGCAGGGAGCGAGAAACACGGCCATCTGATCAGTCCTGTGTTTCAGGTGCATGTGTGTTGGATACAGACTGCCTAAGGAGGTCTTCACCGTCCGCCTGCCGTGCAACACTCACAATCTTCTCCGTGCAAACGATCCATTAACAGTAAAACAGCcgttttcagtgtttgtgtcacCGCTGTGAAAACTTTAGTCTACCTACCTGTAAGTGCATAAATACTGTTCTCAGCCTCCTCCTCGCAGTTTAGCTATGAAAATGTCACTTTAAGGTTAATTTTCCCTCCTCAAGCTGTAGCGCATTTACacaaagcagtaaaaaaaaagaacactgacAGTAGCAGGCACGATACAAATGTTTCTTCATATCAAATACATGTCATATATCCACAGAGTACGATTATAAAACTGTGCCCAACACAAAGTCTCTACTCTAGCTCTTCACTTCgtcttttttctgtattttttaaatccaggtAACGCTCCCCTGCCCCTCCCTCACCTACGACGCAGGGAGAGCGTCAGAAATGAGACCGCGGAGAGGCAGCAGCCCCTCGCTTCGTCACCGAGCTCAGATAATTGATCATTCTGAGCCGAACGACTCACACAGAGAACAGGAAACAGCGGGGAACAAAAACCAGCTTAAATAAGTCAAATAAAACCGAAGAAGAAAtgttgacattttgttttttaaatttttccttATTTAGCTTTAGTGTTCTTACAACACGTGACCGGGCCCTTTAACTTCCATATTTAAGGTGAAATATTCCCCCAGCGTGCTGCTCACGTCTGCAGTGGAAGTTTGAACCCGTGAAAGTGCCACCAGGCTGTAACGAGGTCTCAGCAGCTGCGGGTCGCAGCAGACAGCACAGCTTTACCGTATCGTCGCCACAACAACGAGCCAGCTACTTTATAAGAAACTACAAAATCCTGATGCTTCAGTGTATTTATCGGTTAACAAATGTTTCAATGGCCGTTAGAACAAGATCACCCTCACTCGGCCATGTTTCTCCTATTAAGCAGGGAAGAGTTAAACAGCACAGCTGCCGTTGGTAAAGGCCTCTCTCAACCCTCCGTTAAGTgtaatttctctctttcttctcgATCTCGCGGCTCTGAACGAACATCTGAGCTCGGCGCGTCCCGTAAAAAGTCGCGTGAAGGCGACGCGATCAGTCGCTGTTGTCTCTGCGGTCTCACTTCTGCCCCCTCCCACCCCGCAGTCTCCTGCAGTAGCTCGAGGTGCAGCACATGTCAGGACTACACAAAGCAAAGACAGCAGTGAGGTCtgaaagctttttcttttctgccttGACGAGAAATATTTGCTACTTTTTCCTTCTAACTGTTCCTCCGCCCACTTCACCGGACCCTGTATCTGATCCCTCTGCTTTAGCGCAAACGGACCCCCACCCCCGTCCCACAAACAGTCTGCATTAACCTCCATCTTCaaggttctgttttttttatcaaaaaataaataaataaaaaaaagaatcagggGACACCCGTCAAAGGTGACGCTGATAAGATACACTTCTAAAAGGGTTCACAGTCAATGTGACGGGAAACCGAGTCTTAGACGATTTAGCGGGATATGTACGGAGATCCTCAGAGGGAGGATTTCGCTCTGCTGGGGTGCTTTAACTCTTAAAGGGACACTTACAAAAGGTTCAAATTAAGTGTAGAGATCAAAGACCACAGAGAGATATTCAATACATGTTGGCCTACTGgttaatctgttttcttttttaagaccTCTAATAGCAACGCCTCGACGAGATTCAAAGGTTAGTGGAGGATAAACAGTGACGGGCagctaaaaaaatcaaataaaagtccTGTGAAAGTAACGAGGAAGGCATCACAACTCCTCTACGTGGTCGTGCGGTCGAGGCGGGGAGTGCGGCGAGCGCGTTCACAAGCCTTGTTTGGCCAGGGAGGCGGACACCTGGTCAGCCAGCGTGGAGAGCTGTGGAGAGTCGGTCATGTTGATGCTGCCAGAGGAGGACACGGTGCTGAGCTGGTGAGGGGAGTCTTCCAAGGAGACGATCTCGGCGCCGTGGTCAGTGCGGGCCTTGGCTGTCTCGCGGAAGTTCAGTTTGTGGCTCTCAATCTGTGGCGAGATCGGAGGTGAAGGTCAGACATCAGATCAGCCATGGCCTggatttttctgatttttaagGACTAATGATAGTCCTGCACTACGTAATCTTTTAATTTCCTGCGTTATGATTCGCCCTCAGCTGTTTACTCAAAAGTGTGTGCACATGAGGTACTGTTTGCATGCATGCAACAGAAATAAAGACGTTTACAGCTTCCATGTGCAtaacatttctttaaatgttaaaggaaACCGGTCAGCAACCAGCGAGCCACCTCCGGTTGATGGTTGCAGAGCGGTTGCAGGAGGTTTCTGGCTGTGTGAATGACCTCTTGGCCTGACTGATATGTTAGGTTAGCTTCACAGCACAGGCCTCAGATCCTGAAAACTCATAATCAGCACTATCCACGTCATGTCTCATGTCTGAGAGTCTGAGATGAAGCAGCTTGTAGGTACTTACAAGAGTCCTCAATCTTTATGAGAGGGTTCGTCAGGATGGGTGTGATGGGTGCTGAAGGGACAGTCGGAGGTGACTGAGGGGGGGTGACAGCGGGGGAGAGGACCGAGGGGCTGTCTGAGGTGCTCCCCTCTCCGTCTTTCCCCTTCTCCCTCTACAGAGGAGCCCCAGCAAGGAAATAAAAAGGCATGCAACAAAAATACACGTGATGGTttcaacagaaatgaaaaataaataaaataaagcaaaacaattgATGAGAAAATGCAGCACAGCGTCTCAGGGCcgctgaaggtaaaaaaaaaaaatacaaataaaaaaatgtgaggAGCTTGGGGGAGGAGTCAAATTCAGAGAATATAATcagaattttaaagtttgaagaatttaaaattattttacaaggaaaagacaaaatttctgagattaaaaaagacattttaaaggagaaaattggtaaaattagaaaaactgaaatttatTAGAAAAATCTGATGAATATATGAGAAAATTGTgataaaattacaagaaagaaacaaacaaatttattattattaaattattcacTGTTTTTCTCATACATTGCCAGTTTTTTCACATAAATTTTGCTAACTTTATCTCTTTAAATtgccttttttcccctgtaAACTTTTAGTTCCAGTGACCCCGAAACGCTGTCACAACAGTGAAATTTGACAAGAACGACAgtgaaaactttaaaatgaaggGAAAATCAGCAGGATGAAGTAAATGGAAGCTTGAACAAAGGagggaaaaagcagaaaaaccaagaaaaaaaaagctctaaaagctgctgtgtgtgtgacaccCTCACGAACGTCAGCGTGGCTGTTAGAGATCAGCTGAAATGTTCTCGCTGGTTTTAGTTTTGCTATTTCTGTGTTGCTGAGTGTGTTTCACCCACAGAGACGCAGAAGAGCTGAAAGCTGGTTTTCCGAAGAAGAGAGCCGAGCACTGAAACATGCTTGAGGCCAAATGGTGCCAAACTTTAGTtaatttaaattgaattttaattATATGTGTATATTGTCTATGTACTTTCAGTTctagaatttttatttatttattttttcattagtaaATATGATGCTTTTGAAGTTTTTAGCTGCAAATTTtgtctcgttttttttttttatcttactcTTAAACTGCATTAgcagtaaacaaataaatacaaaaaatctGATGTTTAACTTTTAAGAGGAATAAGAGGAAAAGCTTGTAGAAATTTGAATGTAGTGAAGatcaaaatgtttgttttccgATTTTTTTCTTGGCACGGATTGGTCTCCATACAGAACTGTGACGAAGCGCCACGGTGCCCTGAGCGTTTTGCTTTTAGCCTGCAGAGAGCGCGTCGGTGGATTTTTACTTCACCTTCTTCTGCCCGCCTCCAGGAATGTGGCTGATGTTGCCCAGAGAGCCCACTTTGGACTGAACTTTAAACTCCAGCTTCTCGTTTTTGATCTCAATGTTTCCaccacctaaaaaaaaaattataatctgAGTGCAGCACCATTATTACAGAAGTGGAAGAACTTGTACTGGTACTTAGTGTAAGAACCAGCATCAGTACATTTCCTgcttttaaaatcaaacaatcagAGCTACACAAGTTTAACCAGTTTTTGTTAATATTAAGAAAACcatcattaaaaaatgttttactgaaataatcacagctgcctgagaCCTTCAAGCAGGGACCAGCTGACTGTTCCCACCCAtccgaaaataaaaaaggcagaCTGAGTGTTTGCCGTTCGGCTCTCCAAgccgctttgcaacccacctccaccccagCTTCTTAGGTTAATGCTTTTCATGGTATTCAGAGCAGAGGCATGGACATAAATTACTACGTGTGGTATTGCATTTACACTGAAGGTGGAGGAGACTTCTGCTACTAATTATATTGTCGTTATGTACTCTGTTCACAAAAGCTCGTCACCTAAAATTAAGCAGAAAGTTGGAATAATGTTTTACCCGGCTTGTGACGAATGTTGTCCTTCGAGCCACACTTAGATGTAACGTTGCTCAGATCGATCTTTTTGTGCACGATTTGAatctgagaggaaaaaaacagcacaaacagagtttgaatgcaGACCAGCAGAGTCAGCAGCTCTGAAGTCGCCCTGCATGCAGCCACAGAGGAACTGATCCTATAAAACCGGcctgttagtgaaactgttccTGAAAGCAGGTTTAACGGTCTCTGAGTCGTACTTTAAAGTCGCGTTGGAGCTGTCTCTAAACGTGGGAGCTTTTAGTGAATCAACACCTTTGTTTTTAGATAAGAGCGACTCAGTCAGTCAATGAAATCAGATGATGATTTATGGGGGATTGTGTGGAGTCTTTAAATTTAAGGTTTCACTTGTTGCACGATGaccaatcattttttaaatatgtattaATAATAAATCTGTGATTTCCATCTTTCTCCTTACATTTACGACAGACTTGACTATAAAAACCTGCTTTCTGGAACCGGGTTATGGAAGGAAACACAGATTAACAGCACCGACTAACACACTGGATTAACActtaaagttttaatctgagcGGTGCGACCTTACCCCAGTGCAGAAAAACAAGTGACCATCTTCTGCACTAACTGATAAAAGCCAGATTTCAGCAGCCATGCATCACCATGCATGGATAGATGATGTCACTCTTGGctgtttgtctgcaaacacagagCGCTCAGTCTCTCTGCGAGCTGAAGTCACCTCAGCGTGGATGACAACAGGCACTGTTTGGTGGAGAAGCCGAGGACAGCGGGGCTCTTTGTTACCCGATCGGGACACTTTGAGGGGACAATTAGTTCACTTCACATCAAGGTTttaggaaataaaaatgtccacaaacaggatTCATGCGTGTGGCTTCAGGGACAGATTTGAGGGCAAAGACTCAACAGAGTTATCGGGCTTACGTGAGACGCAGAGCATTGCATAACACGGTAGATCCACTAAACTAAGAAGACTCTGATTTAGAAACTACAGAACATCTAAACCAGTGAAAGAAAAGCACTGGGAGGGCGGTTTAGTGCTGTTCTAGTATGAAATGCTCAGATCTGTTCACGAGTTCAGTAAAACTGTTAATGGGAGAAGTTGACAGGTCAGCGTTTGGGAGGTCAGAAGGGCTGGACACAGACGGGAGGATCTGTGCTCCTTTCTGAGGATGCGGTCAGTGGAAGCACACCTCTACTCACATTGCCACCACCAGGTACATGTTTTATATTATCTTTGGAGCCACACCGGGACTGCACACTGCTCAAGTCCAACTTCTTATCGAGAATTTGCACCTGGAAAGTTGATACATGGGGGTGAAAAAACACAGTTATGGCGGCGAAAGCAAAGAGCTGCGAATGAAGACGATTACTGGAGAGGAAGATTAGATGTTGGAGGGACGAGTTTGAGGCTCGGGGGAGTGAGAGCTGACCGAAACACTCGTGAGGAGATGTCCCCACATCGCCGCACTGGTGCTTTGAAGCCATTACAATCAGGTGAAGCATTTCAGAGGTTTTCAAACTGTACAGGGGCAACCATCAAGTTAGACCTCTGAGGGCCAAGTCATCATCGGAGATGACTCCAACTCTAACCTGCAGTAAAActggttttaattttattttcacttaactgttttccacatttttgACAATcggggaaaaaatgaaacaatcagaaaaaaGTTGAAGGTAATCCTGTGATGACTTTGACCGTACAGGGTTGAGACTTTTCATTAGAGATcgataaatacacagagagatGACAGCACCAGTTATAAATGCAAGAATATGACATTAAACACTCATCAGATACTTTTTTAGATAAATCTTCTTCAACTGCTCCTCACTGCAGGTATCCGTCATGGTTTGATGCTGAGTGGCAGGCTCGGTTAGAACCAAACGACTCTCAGACGGAAAACCGGACTCAAAGCAGCAGCTTTATTTTCTGGGAAAAATAATCcataaaataaatggaaaacaaactcaaacttGAAGATAGAAACTGGAAACTAAGACATCAACATTGGGAGGCTAGAAAACCAGGAGCACGgaggaaacacacagcaaagagaggacaacacagggcttaaatacacaagggAGTAACaagggaatgggaaacaggagggaaacacagctgggactaatccgacataacgagacagggaggAAGTAAaaccaatcacatgacagcaacCTGATGCATtgaggcatgtagacatggtgaaAGACCCGCTAAAGGCCATCAGACTGGGGGGAATAAAGGTGATTTAAGGGACTTTGAACAtggtgtggttgttggtgctagCGGAGTATTTGAGAATCTGTTCATCTTTTCCCCACACATCCATCTGTGGGTTCACAGAGAACTCTAAATGCACAACACGTCGAACCTTGAGGCAGATGCACAGTAATTAGACAAGAGAAGACCGAAGTCTCTGCTGCGACATTCAGATGGTGGGGTCAGAATGTGGCATAAACCCCACGAAAGCacggatccatcctgcctctCATGAACGGTTGAGGATGGACGAGGTGGTGTAACGCTGTGGAGGATGTTGCTCACCATCTCTGGCATCATAATCACAGGTACTTTGGAAAAGATCGAGATTATTTACCACGACAGCTCTTTTTACAGAATTTGTAAAAATGGATTCaacatttcctctttttattGAGAGGATGTGCTtgaatttgaacttgaactgaTAAAGTTGTAGATTTAGTCACGTCAGACTCTGAAAACCTCTGAAATCCTTCAGTCTGGATGGAGAAGTGCACAGGTGAGGGGGAGACTGTTAACCCTTTGAGTCACAGAGCAGCGAGGCTGCAGGGGGAGCCTGGCGTATTTGGGTCCATGTGACATTTTCAGTGCATAATCAGTTGATTCTGATGAGGTCAGGTGTGAGGTACCTGCTGATTTTCATAGAATGGCGCTACTGTAATGACAGgaagttgcttttttttttaaaacaagctgAACTGCACTTGTAAATGATGCAACAGGCTTTGTGAATAATCCCTTTGCTTGTGCCTTTGTGGAATTAGTGGGACTTCTTTTAAAGCTACAGTCTCTCTCACCTTGCCTCCACCAGGCGTGTGCTTTAGGTTGTCTTTAGAACCGCAGCGAGATTGGACGTTACTTAAGTCCAGCTTCTTCTCGAGGATTTTGACCTGCaacaagacagaaaacaagTAAATTCTTCAGGAAATAAAAGGAGAACAGCTGGGGGGAGAGAATCAGCCCGAAAGGAGGAAGTGAGATGGTGAAAGAGATCTCGGCGTTAAAGCTGCCATCTGTAACTCTGCATAATTGTCACGTTTCGAGGAAGTCGTCAGTTTTCTGACGACTTTAGTGGAGCAGATTGCAAAAATAGCAATGTTTTAATGCAGCTGCAGAGTTTCAAACAGATGTTTTAGCAAGGATATTAAAGTTAATTAAAACTTAattaagtgtaaaaaaaaatctctttagaaacagaaacatgaataaaaaacaaaaagcaactaAGGAAATACGCTGCACTCACAAAATTacttaaatgaaaaagaaatactaaaaattgtattaattttttttttttaaattgctcaaATTTGTCAACATAACCAACTCGAGGAGGCTGTGTTAATGTTAACTGGGACAGACAGAGCTATTTGTTAAATATCAGAACTAtataacagtgtttttttttctgtgttaaaaGCAAATCAATAATCAGTTTAATGTTAAAGATGCCAGCTTTAGCTCAGTACATCACCAGTTTTCAGTGAAAGAATTAAAATCATATAAAA carries:
- the LOC113028029 gene encoding microtubule-associated protein tau-like isoform X23 encodes the protein MEYVNNANSYSSGDTMSSSLANMTIKDQHHQENGVKMKAAGASSTAQGVMDNGDKSGAKSQTPGAKTSARTAAQPARANKSLTPKNEKDARSGQSSPGTPKSPGSQSNSAKSGADANKVKKVAVVRSTPKSPGSLKSRPPAPLAAAAPLPDLKNVRSKIGSTENIKHQPGGGKVKILEKKLDLSNVQSRCGSKDNLKHTPGGGKVQILDKKLDLSSVQSRCGSKDNIKHVPGGGNIQIVHKKIDLSNVTSKCGSKDNIRHKPGGGNIEIKNEKLEFKVQSKVGSLGNISHIPGGGQKKIESHKLNFRETAKARTDHGAEIVSLEDSPHQLSTVSSSGSINMTDSPQLSTLADQVSASLAKQGL
- the LOC113028029 gene encoding microtubule-associated protein tau-like isoform X24 — translated: MEYVNNANSYSSGDTMSSSLANMTIKDQHHQENGVKMKAGASSTAQGVMDNGDKSGAKSQTPGAKTSARTAAQPARANKSLTPKNEKDARSGQSSPGTPKSPGSQSNSAKSGADANKVKKVAVVRSTPKSPGSLKSRPPAPLAAAAPLPDLKNVRSKIGSTENIKHQPGGGKVKILEKKLDLSNVQSRCGSKDNLKHTPGGGKVQILDKKLDLSSVQSRCGSKDNIKHVPGGGNIQIVHKKIDLSNVTSKCGSKDNIRHKPGGGNIEIKNEKLEFKVQSKVGSLGNISHIPGGGQKKIESHKLNFRETAKARTDHGAEIVSLEDSPHQLSTVSSSGSINMTDSPQLSTLADQVSASLAKQGL